The window CGAACGAGTTTCCCGGGGTCGAAGTCGATGTCGTGGCCGGGTCTGACGTTCCCCATCTCGAGATAGCGTCCGCCGGTTCGAAGGAGTTCGATACCTTCGTCGAACGCCTCCGGAACTCCAGCGACTTCGACAGCAACGTCGGCACCGCTCCCGTCCGTGAGTTCGCGGACACGTTCGGCACGAGCTTCGACCGTGTCGTATTCCCGGAAGTCGATAGTGTGGTCGGCACCGAACTCCTCGGCGCGTTCGAGACGCGTGTCGACGCCTTCGATGACGATTGTCTCTGCACCGCGTTCGTTCGCGTACGCCGTCGCGTTCAACCCAAGGCCGCCCGCTCCCTGTACGACGACAGTGTCGCCGTACTCGATACCCGTCTCGTTCAGGCCGAACATGACCTGCGAGAGCGCGCAGTTCGCGGCTGCAGCAACTCCGGGCGTCTCTTCTAGTTCCTCGGGGAGTTTGTAGAAGTTCTGTGTCGAGTGGACGTAGTAGTGGGTGCCCCACGGTGCGTGAAAGTGCGGCCAGACGTCGGGGGACTCGCCGGCGTACTCGTAGTCGTTCGCACAGCGATAGAACTCACCGCGTCGGCAGAATTCACAGTGCTGGCACGTCTGGAAATAGACGGGGGCGATGAGGTCGCCCTCTTCGACCGGTTGCCCGGCACTATCGGTTTCCACTTTCTCCCCGAGCTCGCTGATCCGACAGATGGCTTCGTGACCGAGGACGCAGTCCATTAACGGGTGGTCGCCTCGCCAGACGTGGAGTTCCGACCCACAGACGTTCGTCTGCTCGACTTCGGTCACGACAGCGTTCGGCTCTGGGGAGGGGACCTCGTACTCGCGGAACTCGACGCTTTCTGGCCCGTCGATGTAGACGAGGTGGCCGGTTTCGGCGTCGTCGGTCGGTTGGTCGTGCTGGCTCATGCGTCGCTGACTCCGTCCGCTTCTGCTTGCGCCTGGACGTTCGGCACGTCTTCGGGGACATCGTCGACGTAGCCGCGATAGTCGAGATACGCTCGGAAGGCGACGATGTTGTCGTCTTCGTCGAACTCCATCACGTCACAGAGCGGGACCCCATCTGCTGAGCGACCGACTCGTGTCTCGCCGTCGAGGTAGCCTTCACACACCACTGTGCCCCCTGCTTCGTGGAAGTGAGTCATATGGTGTTCGCCGCCGGTGAAGAACTCGCTGTTGTCGTTGTAGAACTGGCGGATGTTCTCTCGGCCGCTCACGACACCAGCGCGGGAGGAATGGACGACGGGGTCGTCTCCGTACAGTTCCATGACTTCGTCCGTTCCGGCGTCTGCGCTGTCCATCAACTCGAAGTAACGTTTCGCTTTCTGTACGCTCATACACTTGGCTCCTAGGCAACTATTCTCATACAACTTGAGGTGAACATGGTTTTCCATTTATAATGGTGGAAGAACCTCCATTCGGAAAAAGCGCCGGCAAAGAACTCATCGACCAGAACGAGTCGATGGCCGTAAGGAACGAATCGGCGGTCGCTACTCGCGGCCGATGTAGGCACAGACGTTCTTCGTCTGCGTGTAGGCGTCGATGGCGTCGAGACCTTTCTCGCGGCCGAACCCGCTCTTTTTGAACCCGCCGAACGGCGTCTCCTCGCCACCGGCGAACCACTCGTTGATGTAAATCTGGCCCGCGTCGACGTCACGTGCGAATCGATGCGCGCGGCCAACGTCGTTCGTGTGAATACCCGCGACCAGACCGTACTCGACGTCGTTCGCGAGTTCGAACGCTTCCTGTTCGTCTTCGAATTCGATGACCGAGAGCACCGGCCCGAAGATTTCCTCCTGTGCGATTCGCATATCAGTTTCGACGCCGTCGAAGATAGTCGGTTCGACGAAGTAGCCGTCTCGGTCGAGCGTCTCGCCACCGACGACCGGTTCACCGACTTCCTCACGGCCGAGGTCGAGATACTTCGTTACCTTCTCGAACTGCTCTTCGGAGACGAGCGGCCCCATCTCGGGGTCTTCGAGACCGGCATCGACGGTAATCTCGTGGACACGCTGGACGAGTCTGTCGAGGAACTCGTCGTGGACATCCTCGTGGACGAGTAGTCGCGACCCGGCCGAGCAGACTTGGCCAGCGTTCGCGAAAATCGATGTCTTCGTACTCTCGACAGCGGCGTCGAGGTCGGCGTCCGGGAAGACGAGATTCGGACTCTTTCCCCCGAGTTCGAGGTGGACGTTGGTGACATTTTCAAGTGCGGACTTCCCGACCTCGATACCGGTTGGCACCGACCCCGTGAAGCTCACACCATCGACAGATGGATGCGAAGAGAGAGCTGCCCCCGCCTCGTGACCGTATCCGGGGACGACGTTCAACACGCCTGCGGGGAGGCCAGCGTCGAGGGCTAGCTTTCCAACCTCGACGGCAGTCACCGGCGTCTGTTCAGCAGGCTTGACGACCGCCACGTTTCCAGCGGCCAGTGCCGGGGCGACACTCCGTCCGAAGATATTCGTCGGAAGGTTCCACGGGATGATCTGGGCCGTCACGCCGAGCGGCTCCCGAATAGTGTAATCGGCGTATTCGTCGGTCAGCGGAATGCTGTCGCCGTGAATCTTGTCGGCGAATCCGGCGTAGTACTCGAAGTACCGCGCACACGTCTCGACGTCGTTCTGGGCGTGCCAGAGGGGCTTCCCATTATCTCGGGTTTCGAGTTCGGCAAGTCGGTCCTGCTCTTGGCGTATCTTCCCGGCAATTCGGTTGAGAATTCGGCCGCGTTCTTGGGGGTCCGTCGAAGACCACTCCTCGAAGGCAGCCTCCGCTGATTCGACGGCGGCATCGACGTCTGGTTCGTCTCCACGCGCTACGTCGGCGAACGGTTCGGCGGTCGCCGGGTCCCGCGTCTCGAATCGCTCGCCGCTCTGTGCTTCGAGTAGTTCGCCGTCGACGAGTAGGTCGTACGTCTGACGGTCTGCTGGGGTGGCCATCAGTTCACACATGCCGTACTGGTTTCATTCAAATTACGGTGAACATGGGTAACGGTTTAAAGGGAGCGTCGAGTCCCGATTCGTCATTCGCGCACGATGAGATGTGGCTATCGCGCCATCGTCAGTGAAGAATTCCCAAAAGCCGCTATGGAACTACTCGACGTCAGTGTCGAGCGGGTCTGACATCTCCGAAGAATCGAGATGACAACTGATACAGTGAGAACTGTCGCTCGACCCGTCCACGGCTTCGAGCGATGGCTCGTCCGACTCACAGACGCCACCGATCTTCTGTGGACAGCGGGTGTGGAACGAACAGCCGTTCGGGGGTTCCCGGGCGTTCGGCACGTCGCCTTCGAGGCGGATTCGGGTTGACTCACTGTCCGGGTCGAGCGTCGGAATCGAGGAGAGCAGTGCACGCGTGTAGGGGTGATACGGCGGTTCGAAGATTTCGTTGGTCGAACCCTCCTCGATGATTTTCCCGAGATACATCACAGCCACTTTGTCACAGATCGTCTCGATGACGCTCAAGTCGTGGCTGATAAACAGGTAGGAGGTTCCGTACTCCTCTCGAAGGTCCTCGAGCAAGTTCAGGATACTCGCCTGCACGCTCACGTCGAGCGACGATACAGGTTCGTCGAGGACGATGAGCGAGGGATTCGCCGCGAACGCACGGGCGATAGCAACACGTTGCTGTTGGCCACCCGAGAGTTCGTGGGGAAACTTGAAGCGGACGTCACTGTTCAGATTTACTTGCTCCAACAACTCCGTAACCTGCTCCTTTCGGTCTGCCTCGGGTGCGTCCGTGAACAGTTTTAGCGGGCGCTCGATACTCTCTTCGACCGTGCGGTTCGGATTCAGACTTCGTTCGGGGTCTTGGAAGATTATCTGGCACTCGGAACGGAACTCCTTCAGTTCCGCTTTCGACAGCGCGTCAAGATCGGTCCCTTCGTACTCGATTGCACCTTCGGTAACGTCGTGGAGCTTCAACAGCGTTCGACCTAACGTACTCTTCCCACAGCCACTCTCTCCCACGAGACCGACCGCTTCTGACTCTCGAACAGTCAACGAGACGCCATCGACGGCGCGTACTGGATTGTGGTCGCCGAGGAGGTTCTTGACGAACGTTCCTGGATCGTAAAACTTCTTGAGGTCGTTCACGTGCAGAATCTCATCGCCCGCTTCAGCAGTACGGTCACTCTTCGTACCGACAGTAATCGGATCCTCGACTGCGGTCTCCCACCGCCGACACCGCGTTTCGTGATCGTCGTCGGCTGATACCGTCTCCATCTCGATGTCGTCCCGTTTGCAGTCTTCGGTGGCGAACTCGCAGCGGCTGGCGAATATACAGCCGTTCGGAATGTAGTCTAACGCCGGAATATTGCCTGGAATCGGCTTGATGTCCTTATCACTCGAGAACTCCGGCGTCGATGCGAGCAGAGCCTGCGTGTATGGGTTCGCGGGCTGTTCGAATACGTCGTCGACGGGTCCTCGTTCCAGCATTTCGCCCGCGTAGAGTATGTTCACCCGGTCTGCGATTTCGGAGATGACACCGAGGTTGTGTGTAATGAGGAGGATACCCGCGTCGTACTCGGCTTTCAGTTCCTCGACGAGGTCGAGGAACTTCGCTTGGGTCGTCACGTCGAGGCCTGTCGTCGGCTCGTCGAGTATCAAGAGTTCGGGATTACATGAAAGACCGATAGCGAGCAGTGCTCGCTGTTGCTGGCCACCTGAGAGTTCGTGCGGATAGCGTTCAGCCATCGACTCGGGGTCCGGCAGGTTCACTTGGTCGAGTACTTCGTAGACACGTTCTTCAGCCTCCGCCGAACTTGAGGTGTCTTGATGGAGTTCGATAGTCTCCCGAATTTGCTTCCCAATGCGCATGCTGGGGTTCAACGAGCGCGCTGGATTCTGGGCGACGTGCGCGATGCGCTTGCCCCGGATAGACCGAAGTTCCTTCTTCGACGCGTTGAGTAAGTCCTGCCCGTCGAACGTGATCGATCCGTCGTCGACCCAGCCATTCGAATCCAGATACCGGACGATAGCGAGCGCGAGTGTACTCTTCCCGCTTCCGCTCTCGCCCGCGATACCGACGGTTTCTCCTTTCTTGACGCTCAGTGAAACGTCTCGGAGTGCGTGAATGTAGCCGTCCGAGAGGCCGAACTTCACATCGAGAGAATCGACGTTCAGCAATGTCTCTTGGTCGATACGCCGGTCTTCGCGTTCTTGCACGTTCATTAGTGGTCACCCGTCTCTCGTGGATCGAGGACGTCACGTAGTCCATCGCCGATCAAATTCGTCGACATGACCGTCAGCATGAGCGCGATGCTCGGCCAAATCAGGAACCACGGCGTCTCGTAGATGTGTTCTCTCGCAGTCGCAATCATGTATCCCCAGTCCGGATTCGGTGGTCCGGCACCGAGTCCGAGGAACGACAGCGCCGTGCCGATCATGATAGCGTAGCCAACTCGAACCGACCCTTCGACCACGACCGGCCCGGTGACGTTCGGGAGTATCTCGCGGAAGAGGATGTGTAGTCGAGATTCGCCGCGTGCCTGCGCCGCCATCACGTACGGCTCTTCGCTCACCGACAGTGTCGCCGACCGCGTCACGCGTGCGATTCGGGGCGCGTAGACGACGCCGATTGCGAGCAAGATGTTGAAGATGCTCGACGGTAACACGACGAGGATGAGCAAGCCGAGCAACAACGTCGGCACGCTAATCATGATGTCCATCGTCCGCATCAGTAGCTCGTCGGTGCGGCCCTTGGCGTAGCCCGCCAATAGACCGATGGGAACTCCAAGCGACAGCGCGAGCGCGGTGGAACCGAAGCCGAGCAGGAGACTCGTCCGACTCCCGAGTATAACCCGTGAGAGCAAGTCTCGACCGAGATGGTCGGTCCCCAGGATGAACTTCCCACCCGGGCCAGCGTATCGGTCGGTGACGTGTGGCACAGTCGGGTCGTACGGTGCGATCACGTCACCGAATATCGCCATTGCGATGATCGGACAGAGGATGGCGAGGCCAATCAGTATCCGGCGGTTGCTCAAAAGCTGTCCGACTATCGGGGGGAGTTCGATACCATTTGACTGGTTCTCTGTCGCGTCGTTCGTAGCCATCATTGATCACCCAAACTGATCCGCGGATCGAGATACGTGTAGAGGACGTCCGCCGCGAAATTCGCCATGATGAAGGCGGTCGTCGGGATGAGAATCCCAGCCTGAATCAACGGCAGGTCCCTATTTTCGATTGCCTGCACGATGAGTTCGCCAAGCCCTGGGAAGGCGAAAATCTCTTCGATGATGACGACGCTGCCCATCATCCACCCGAAGTTGAGCGCGAGCACCGTTATCGTCGGAAGCAACCCGTTGCGGAGCGCGTGCTTGAAGAGCACGCTCGACTCTCCGACCCCTTTGAGTCGTGCTGTGCGGATAAAGTCTGATTCGAGCGTCTCGACCATCGACGACCGGGTCTGGCGGAGTACGTACGCGAGGATGACGGTGTTCATCGCCAACGCTGGCAACAGCAGATGGTGCAGCCATGGGACGAGCCCTTCGCTGGGCGGGACGTATCCGCCCTTTGGGAAGAAGTCGAAGGGTGGCGTCGTTAGGAACAACAACAGGAGCGTCGCGCTGACGAACGACGGCATGCTCAGGCCGACGTACGACCCGCTCGTCACGAGGTGGTCGATGACCGTGTCGCGCTTCGCTGCGACGAGTATGCCCAGCGGAATGGCTGTCACGACCGAGATGACCATCGCGACCACTGCGAGCTGGAGTGTGCGCATCAATCGCGGCCAGATCATGCTCGACACTGACTGTCCGGAGATGAGGCTGTTCCCGAAGTCTCCCGTAAAGACGCCGCCGACGAAATCGATGTATTGGACGGACAGCGGTCGGTCAAGACCGAGTTCGCTTTCGACCTGTGCTATCGCTTGATCAGTCGCTTCGGTTCCGAGGACGATGTTCGCGGCGCTCCCGGGGAGCAGGGTCGTTACGGCGAACACGACTGTAGCGACGACCCAGATGGAGAACACCGCGATGACGAGTCGTTTCGCGAGATACAGATAATTCATAGCTTGGCCTTGCGTTGTGATTACTTATCGACTGCACATTGGGTGACGAAGTCTTTCACGTACGTCGGGTAGAAGTCGTAGTTCTTGACGTAGTTCTTGTGTGCGCCGTAGATGGTGGGGTGGTACGTGCCAACCCATGCACCTTCCCTGTGATTGATTTCTTGGCACTTCTTCAAGTTCTTCGCCTTCGTCTCACCGTCCGTCGCCGTGACTGCCTTATTGAACGCCTCGTCGAACTTCTTGTTACTCCAGTTCGCTTCGTTCCACGGTCCTTCCGACCGGAGCGCAAGTTGGAGCACCGTTTCGCCCAGCACACGCGTCGAGTAGTTCGTGATGTACCATTCGCCGTCCTTGTTCCAGTAATCCGCGAGCCACTTCTCCTCCGTGAGTTTCTTGATCTCGAACTCGATACCGACGTTCCGCATCTGTTGTTGGAACAGTTGCGCGATAGTCTCCTTCGCGGGGACTCCGTCGTCGTAGTGGAAGGTCTTGACTTCGAACCCGCCTGCGTGCCCGGCCTCCTTGAGCAGTTGTTTCGCTTTCTTTGGCTTGGCAGTCTTTCCGAACGTGTCGTCCACCGGAAGGTTGTCGTTGTAGTACGTGTGTGCCGGCGTAATTCCGCTGTGATGTCCGAGGACGCCCTCCCCGGAGACTGCGGTGACGATTTGTTTCCGGTCGAGCGCGTACTTGATGGCTTTTCGGACCTTCGGGTCGTCGAACGGTTTGATCTTCGTGTCGAGGACGATGGGGAACTGGAGTCCGGATGCTTGCTTCTCGACTTTCGCACTGTTCGGAACGCGCTTTTTGACTTTCGAGGAGATACGGCTCACCGCGTCGATACTTCCGTCGGACAGTGCGTTGACGCGTTGAATTTCGTCCGAGAGGATGTCCCACTCTAATTTGTCGAAGTAGGGCAGGGGCTTGTCATCTACACCCTTGCGGTGGTAGTCTGACTTCGCCTCGAACGTGAGCTTATTCTTCTGGTTCCAGTTGGTGAGGGTTAGCTGGCCGGTACCGTAATCGGTGTTTTCGAGTTTTTTCGGGTCGTCGTCGAGGATTTTCTTGGGGACGACGAAGAACGCACCACCGGTTTCGGCGATGCGTTTCGGGAAGTCGATGTCCGAATTCGCCAGCGTAATCTCGACCGTCTTGTCGTCAACGGCTTTCACTTGTTCGACGTCACCCAGACTCGACGCGGACCCTGAAAACTCCTCGGACGTCAGGTACTCGTAGGTCGCTTTCACGTCGCTCGCCGTAGCCGTCTGCCCGTCGAGGTTTGCGAATGTCGCGTTTTCTTGGAGTTTGAACGTCCACTTGGTGTAGTCGTCGTTATGCTCCCACTCTTTTGCGAGGTTCGGGTGGACTTTGAAATCCTGGTCGACGCGCGTGAGGCGGTCGTACATCACCTCTCCTGTCAGGAGATCCGCGAGGAATCCCTTGAATGGGTTCATCGTCTGGATGCCTTGCTGGGCTCCGATCTTGAACGTGCCGCCACGGGGAAGACTATCAGGGGTCGTTTCGGTCGATGATTCGGTGTCGTCGCCGGCAGTCGTTCCGCCGCTCGAGGTTCCATCCTGACTACTGTTGTTTCCTGAGCAGCCTGCCAGACCTGTGAGACCGACCGCGCCGAGCGTTGCTCCGATTTTTAGAGTCGCACGTCTATTCGTCTCGGTTGGGTTCGCTTCCCCGGGCTTTGTCATACGTAGTCACACAACACGTATACTCCATTTAACGATTATGTTGAACATGTTCACACCATTAATAACATCTCTCATGGTGTTAGTGATCGTGCATCAATCTTAGAATCGAACGAATACGACCGCGTCTGGCGATTTCCGTCTTCATCTCCACTCGACTCGACCCTTCCTGCGAATCCGCGGGTGAACTTGAAAGCGAGTACTGATGGCCGGTAAAGTTAAAGTCGAATTGCTCCCACCAACTTCAATAATGCGTCGCGCTGCCATCTTAGAGGCCTACGATGAACCGCTCGAAGTACGCGAAGTCGACTCCGTCTCGCCAGCTCCAGACGGAATCGTCGTGGTTACAGACGCCTGCGGAATCTGTCGCAGTGACTGGCACGCCTGGAAGGGACACTGGCCATCCGTCCCAACGGACCACATTCTCGGGCACGAACCTGCCGGGACAGTCACCGCAGTCGGCGACGAAGTCGAACACTTCGCAGTTGGCGACGAAGTCGGCATTCCGTTCAACGTCGCCTGCGGTCACTGTGAATTCTGCTGGGAAGGCGAGTCCCACATGTGTTCAGACGGTCTCAGCCTCGGGTTT is drawn from Halorussus halophilus and contains these coding sequences:
- a CDS encoding zinc-binding dehydrogenase, producing MSQHDQPTDDAETGHLVYIDGPESVEFREYEVPSPEPNAVVTEVEQTNVCGSELHVWRGDHPLMDCVLGHEAICRISELGEKVETDSAGQPVEEGDLIAPVYFQTCQHCEFCRRGEFYRCANDYEYAGESPDVWPHFHAPWGTHYYVHSTQNFYKLPEELEETPGVAAAANCALSQVMFGLNETGIEYGDTVVVQGAGGLGLNATAYANERGAETIVIEGVDTRLERAEEFGADHTIDFREYDTVEARAERVRELTDGSGADVAVEVAGVPEAFDEGIELLRTGGRYLEMGNVRPGHDIDFDPGKLVRKSIDVTTAVEYDPWVLYDALEFLANTKDKYPYENLLDAEYPLRDVETALEESENREVTRATLVPQGN
- a CDS encoding nuclear transport factor 2 family protein, whose protein sequence is MSVQKAKRYFELMDSADAGTDEVMELYGDDPVVHSSRAGVVSGRENIRQFYNDNSEFFTGGEHHMTHFHEAGGTVVCEGYLDGETRVGRSADGVPLCDVMEFDEDDNIVAFRAYLDYRGYVDDVPEDVPNVQAQAEADGVSDA
- a CDS encoding aldehyde dehydrogenase family protein, translated to MATPADRQTYDLLVDGELLEAQSGERFETRDPATAEPFADVARGDEPDVDAAVESAEAAFEEWSSTDPQERGRILNRIAGKIRQEQDRLAELETRDNGKPLWHAQNDVETCARYFEYYAGFADKIHGDSIPLTDEYADYTIREPLGVTAQIIPWNLPTNIFGRSVAPALAAGNVAVVKPAEQTPVTAVEVGKLALDAGLPAGVLNVVPGYGHEAGAALSSHPSVDGVSFTGSVPTGIEVGKSALENVTNVHLELGGKSPNLVFPDADLDAAVESTKTSIFANAGQVCSAGSRLLVHEDVHDEFLDRLVQRVHEITVDAGLEDPEMGPLVSEEQFEKVTKYLDLGREEVGEPVVGGETLDRDGYFVEPTIFDGVETDMRIAQEEIFGPVLSVIEFEDEQEAFELANDVEYGLVAGIHTNDVGRAHRFARDVDAGQIYINEWFAGGEETPFGGFKKSGFGREKGLDAIDAYTQTKNVCAYIGRE
- a CDS encoding dipeptide ABC transporter ATP-binding protein, encoding MNVQEREDRRIDQETLLNVDSLDVKFGLSDGYIHALRDVSLSVKKGETVGIAGESGSGKSTLALAIVRYLDSNGWVDDGSITFDGQDLLNASKKELRSIRGKRIAHVAQNPARSLNPSMRIGKQIRETIELHQDTSSSAEAEERVYEVLDQVNLPDPESMAERYPHELSGGQQQRALLAIGLSCNPELLILDEPTTGLDVTTQAKFLDLVEELKAEYDAGILLITHNLGVISEIADRVNILYAGEMLERGPVDDVFEQPANPYTQALLASTPEFSSDKDIKPIPGNIPALDYIPNGCIFASRCEFATEDCKRDDIEMETVSADDDHETRCRRWETAVEDPITVGTKSDRTAEAGDEILHVNDLKKFYDPGTFVKNLLGDHNPVRAVDGVSLTVRESEAVGLVGESGCGKSTLGRTLLKLHDVTEGAIEYEGTDLDALSKAELKEFRSECQIIFQDPERSLNPNRTVEESIERPLKLFTDAPEADRKEQVTELLEQVNLNSDVRFKFPHELSGGQQQRVAIARAFAANPSLIVLDEPVSSLDVSVQASILNLLEDLREEYGTSYLFISHDLSVIETICDKVAVMYLGKIIEEGSTNEIFEPPYHPYTRALLSSIPTLDPDSESTRIRLEGDVPNAREPPNGCSFHTRCPQKIGGVCESDEPSLEAVDGSSDSSHCISCHLDSSEMSDPLDTDVE
- a CDS encoding ABC transporter permease, with the translated sequence MMATNDATENQSNGIELPPIVGQLLSNRRILIGLAILCPIIAMAIFGDVIAPYDPTVPHVTDRYAGPGGKFILGTDHLGRDLLSRVILGSRTSLLLGFGSTALALSLGVPIGLLAGYAKGRTDELLMRTMDIMISVPTLLLGLLILVVLPSSIFNILLAIGVVYAPRIARVTRSATLSVSEEPYVMAAQARGESRLHILFREILPNVTGPVVVEGSVRVGYAIMIGTALSFLGLGAGPPNPDWGYMIATAREHIYETPWFLIWPSIALMLTVMSTNLIGDGLRDVLDPRETGDH
- a CDS encoding ABC transporter permease, with amino-acid sequence MNYLYLAKRLVIAVFSIWVVATVVFAVTTLLPGSAANIVLGTEATDQAIAQVESELGLDRPLSVQYIDFVGGVFTGDFGNSLISGQSVSSMIWPRLMRTLQLAVVAMVISVVTAIPLGILVAAKRDTVIDHLVTSGSYVGLSMPSFVSATLLLLFLTTPPFDFFPKGGYVPPSEGLVPWLHHLLLPALAMNTVILAYVLRQTRSSMVETLESDFIRTARLKGVGESSVLFKHALRNGLLPTITVLALNFGWMMGSVVIIEEIFAFPGLGELIVQAIENRDLPLIQAGILIPTTAFIMANFAADVLYTYLDPRISLGDQ
- a CDS encoding ABC transporter substrate-binding protein → MTKPGEANPTETNRRATLKIGATLGAVGLTGLAGCSGNNSSQDGTSSGGTTAGDDTESSTETTPDSLPRGGTFKIGAQQGIQTMNPFKGFLADLLTGEVMYDRLTRVDQDFKVHPNLAKEWEHNDDYTKWTFKLQENATFANLDGQTATASDVKATYEYLTSEEFSGSASSLGDVEQVKAVDDKTVEITLANSDIDFPKRIAETGGAFFVVPKKILDDDPKKLENTDYGTGQLTLTNWNQKNKLTFEAKSDYHRKGVDDKPLPYFDKLEWDILSDEIQRVNALSDGSIDAVSRISSKVKKRVPNSAKVEKQASGLQFPIVLDTKIKPFDDPKVRKAIKYALDRKQIVTAVSGEGVLGHHSGITPAHTYYNDNLPVDDTFGKTAKPKKAKQLLKEAGHAGGFEVKTFHYDDGVPAKETIAQLFQQQMRNVGIEFEIKKLTEEKWLADYWNKDGEWYITNYSTRVLGETVLQLALRSEGPWNEANWSNKKFDEAFNKAVTATDGETKAKNLKKCQEINHREGAWVGTYHPTIYGAHKNYVKNYDFYPTYVKDFVTQCAVDK